A window of the Lolium perenne isolate Kyuss_39 chromosome 7, Kyuss_2.0, whole genome shotgun sequence genome harbors these coding sequences:
- the LOC127314644 gene encoding uncharacterized protein: MDQTSSAAAATPHHPRAKATLVLGAESFAVSSESGTLSEQLAATRERSMVILKDYITRNNAPNDVPDESIEGLSDDEGEALAKNPPKKSKKQK, encoded by the coding sequence ATGGACCAGACGAGCTCCGCCGCCGCGGCAACTCCTCATCATCCAAGAGCGAAGGCCACCCTGGTTCTCGGAGCAGAGTCCTTCGCGGTCAGCTCCGAGTCCGGTACACTGTCGGAGCAGCTGGCGGCGACGAGGGAGAGGAGCATGGTCATCCTCAAGGACTACATCACCAGGAACAACGCCCCGAACGACGTCCCGGATGAGTCCATCGAGGGCTTGTCTGACGACGAGGGCGAGGCTCTCGCTAAGAAT